The following are from one region of the Mangifera indica cultivar Alphonso chromosome 14, CATAS_Mindica_2.1, whole genome shotgun sequence genome:
- the LOC123196014 gene encoding chalcone synthase-like: MASVENMRRRAQGLASILAIATANPPNIFYQTDYPDFYFRITRSDHMTQLKDKFKRICEKSMIRKRHMYLSEEIINQIPNITCFNSPSLDARQEILKIEIPKLGKEAALKAIKEWNQPLTSIIHLIFCTSSSAGEMPGADHQLTKLLGLPPSVQRLMIYQGGCFAAGTALRLAKDIAENNAGSRVLIVSSEIMLGCFHAPSDTYLDVFVGSAIFGDGAAAVIVGADPSTTTERPLFQLLSASQNLIPDSEDGVVGHIRERGLQYFLSKTVTEKIANNILQCCEETFCKLSVNDRNSLFYVVHPGGPSILQAVQQKLGLKEDKLGASWGVLREYGNMWSGSPLFILDEMRKRSVEEGKSTTGEGLNCGVLLAFGPGLTVETIVLKSFDLG, translated from the exons ATGGCTTCAGTAGAAAATATGAGAAGAAGAGCTCAGGGCCTAGCTTCAATTCTGGCAATCGCCACTGCGAATCCGCCCAATATTTTCTATCAAACTGATTATCCTGATTTCTACTTTCGAATCACTCGAAGCGATCATATGACTCAACTCAAAGATAAGTTCAAACGAATTT GTGAGAAATCAATGATAAGGAAACGACACATGTATTTGAGTGAAGAAATCATCAACCAAATCCCAAACATAACTTGTTTCAACTCTCCTTCTCTTGATGCTCGTCAAGAAATCCTGAAGATTGAAATTCCAAAGCTTGGCAAAGAAGCTGCATTGAAAGCCATCAAAGAATGGAACCAACCTTTGACAAGTATCATCCACCTTATCTTCTGTACATCTTCTTCTGCTGGAGAGATGCCTGGTGCCGACCACCAGCTAACCAAGCTCCTCGGCCTCCCACCCTCCGTTCAAAGACTCATGATCTATCAAGGCGGTTGCTTTGCTGCAG GCACCGCTCTCCGCCTCGCCAAGGACATCGCAGAGAACAATGCAGGCTCTCGTGTTCTTATTGTAAGCTCCGAAATAATGCTCGGCTGCTTTCACGCACCTTCAGACACCTACTTGGACGTTTTTGTCGGCTCCGCAATCTTCGGAGACGGCGCAGCCGCCGTGATCGTCGGCGCTGATCCTAGCACAACCACCGAGCGCCCACTCTTCCAACTACTCTCAGCCTCTCAAAACCTCATCCCGGACTCAGAAGACGGCGTCGTAGGACACATTCGTGAGAGGGGTTTGCAATACTTCTTATCCAAAACGGTTACTGAAAAAATCGCCAACAACATTCTTCAATGTTGCGAAGAAACATTTTGTAAACTCAGCGTCAATGACAGGAACTCGCTGTTCTATGTGGTTCATCCTGGCGGCCCATCGATTCTGCAGGCGGTGCAGCAGAAACTGGGGCTGAAGGAAGATAAATTGGGAGCGAGTTGGGGTGTGCTGAGGGAATATGGTAATATGTGGAGCGGTAGCCCGTTGTTTATACTTGATGAGATGAGGAAGCGGTCTGTGGAAGAAGGCAAAAGCACCACCGGCGAAGGGCTTAATTGCGGCGTCTTGTTGGCGTTCGGACCGGGGCTGACGGTGGAGACCATTGTGCTGAAAAGCTTTGACCTAGGATGA